The DNA segment GGCTTGGGACCGAAGCGGTCGGCGGCCAGGCCGGACAGGGGCGAGACCAGGAGCTTGGCCAGGTAGTATCCGGCAAAGGCGGTGCCGAGCCACGCGCCGCTGACCCGTTCGTCCAGGGTCAGCAGCGGGATGGTGAAGGCGAACAACCCCACTCCCAGGGTCGTAAAGAGTCCGCCGGTCAGGACGGCGGCAAGGGTGCGGTTGCTCCCGGTGGCGTGCATGTCGTTTTCAGGGGTTTCGCCGGGCAGGCGGTTCTCGGCGGTGCGGCCGGTTCCTCGGGACGCCTCACTCTGACCGTAATGGCCGAGGTTGTCCACCCTTGCGCGTCCAGGGTCAATGGACGAACTGCTCGTTGAAGATGCGCTCCTCCAGGGAGTGATCCGGGGCGAAGAGGATGTGCGCCGGCCGCGAGTGATCCTCGTGGACCAGAATATGGGTCACGTTGCGGACCTCCAGGAAGTCCGCCGTGGCGCTGACCGGTCGTTGTTTCGGGGTGAGGATTTCGAATTCCACGTCGGCCGTGTCGGGCAGCAGGGCACCGTTCCAGCGGCGGGGCCGGAAGGGGCAGATGGGCGTCAGGGCCATGACGTTGGAGCCCAGCGGGATGATCGGCCCGTGGGCGGACAGGTTGTAGGCCGTGGAGCCCGCCGGGGTGGCGATCATGATCCCGTCGCAGACCAGGTTGTCCAGCCGCTCGCGCCCGTTGATGAACAGCCGGATGTGGGCCGATTGCTGGGAGATGCGCAGCATGGCCACTTCGTTGAAGGCCAGGGCCGAGACGCGGTCGCCGTCATCGGTGGCGGCGGTCATGGACAGGGGGCTCAGGAGGTGCTCCTGGGCAGCTTCGATGCGCTCGAAGAGGTTGTCCGGGGAATACTGGTTGAGCAAAAAGCCGATGGTTCCGCAGTTCATGCCGTAGATGGGCAGGTTCCGGTCCATGACCTGGTGCATGGTCCGGAGCATGAACCCGTCGCCGCCCAGCGCCACCAGGGCGTCCGCCTCGTCGAGGGAGGCCAGGGAATAACGCTCCCTGAGGGCGGCGAGACGTTTTTGAGCGGTGGGGGTTCGCGAGGCGACGCAGGCGATACGGCGTATGGCGGATTCCATGATGTCTCCTATCCTGTTGCGCGGTTCTTTGCTGGACCCACTACTCTGCATGGATCGTGCCGTAAAGGGGGAGCGGTGCATTTCCCCGGGCGCGCGCAAAAGGGCCGTCCGGCGCCGGGGCATCGGACGGCCTGAGGAGAAGCCGGGACGGGTCAGATGGCTTCGTCGCGGTGGCAGTCCTTGGAATAGATGTATTCCATGCGCTCGCGGCCGATGCCGTAGCAGGCCTGCTTGCAGAACGGGGCGATCCAGATGAAGTCGCCGGATTCCACGGGCAGCCATTTCTCATCCAGGAGATAGAGGCCCTCGCCCTGATAGATGTACATGCCGTGTTCCTGGACGTGGGTTTCCACGAACGGATGGCAACCGCCGGGCAGGAAGGCCAGGGTGTGGAAGTTCATGTCGAAGGCCTGGTCCACGGGCAGGAGGTCGCGCACGAAGACATTCTCCATGGCGTCGTAGCGGCTTTCGGCGATGTCCCGGATGGAGCCGGTCACCGTCCACGGGACCTGGACCGCGGGGTTCGGGTGGGGGATGAAGCGCTGTTTGTAGAGCAGGATCTCCACCGGCGCGTCGCCCAGGGAGGCGAAGGAGACGCCCTTGCCCGGGGGCGCGTAGATGTAGCCGCCGGCGGTCAGGGTTTCGGTTTTGCCGTCCACGACGGCCTTCAGGGAACCTTCGCCGGACATGACGAAGAGAAAAGTCTCGATGTTCTCGGCCCTGCCGTAGGGCATGGTCGTCCGGCCCTCGGTGGAGACGGTGCCGACCATCTGCACGAAGTTGGCTCCGAGCTTGGGCGAGGCCAGGATGGACAGGGCGCAGCCCTCGATGCCGGGGACCACGTTGACGACTCGGCCCTCTGTGGTGATGACCGCGTATTTGCCGGGCTCGTAGGCGGAGCGGTTTTTCAGGAAGCCTTCGGGATAAGGCATGGTTGTCCTCGTTGTTTCGGCCTGCTTGGGGTTGCCGACGCGCGGGGGAGAGGTCGTTTCCCCCGCGTTCCGGATGGTGTCTGCTATTTACCGAATTCTTCGCGCCGGATCACGCCGGTTTTTTTCATGTTCGAATCCGTCCGGGGGCGGCGCATGCGGTTCGAGATGTATCTTCTCCTGCACGGCTCCACCCGCCGATGTCACGGGCCGAACCTCGCCCTTTACTTTCACACGATCAAGGCGTCCGACAACCGTTTTTTCACCGGAACCGTCGCTCCGTTCCCCGGAATTCCCTTCGAGAGTCGGCCCCTGCCCCAGGCCATGCGCGACAGCATGCCCCCGTGTGCGCGGCCTTGGCGGACGAGGCCATGCCCGGGCCCTCGACCGGATCGTTTTGCCGCCGATTTTTTCTCGGCCGGAGAGGTCCGGAGCGCATTGCAAGGCGCCGGGAAATGCTCTACGGAACAAGAAGGCGGAGGCGAAAATCTCCGCTTTTATCCACGAGGTGCATACTTCCATGAAAGATATTCAGAAGTTCATCGCCGGGTTCCGGAATTTCCGGAACGAGTATTTCTGCCGCGAGGACGCTCCCTTCGAAGTCCTCTGCCAAGGGCAGAACCCCACCACCATGGTCATCGCGTGCAGCGACTCGCGCACCGACCCGTCCTTCATCATGCAGTGCGAGCCGGGCGACATCTTCGTCGTTCGCAACGTGGCCAACATTGTCCCCCCCTACGAGAGCGACGAGGGCTTCCACGGCGTGTCCTCGGCCATCGAGTATGCGGTCAAGGTCCTCAAGGTGGAGCACCTCATCGTGCTCGGTCACTCCTTGTGCGGCGGCATCGACGCGCTGATGCACGACGACCAGGTGCGGCACACCGAGTTCCTCCACAAATGGCTGTCCGTCATGAGTCCGGTGCGGGATGAGGTTGTGGACCATTTCGGCGAGGTCAACAAAAAGTCCTGCACCGCCTGCGAGATGGCGGGCATTCTGCGTTCCGTGCGCAACCTGATGACCTTCCCCTGGATCAGGGAGCGGGTGGACGCCGGGGAACTGAACCTGCACGGCTGGTATTTCGAGATGGAATCGGGCCAATTGCTGAGCTACATGCGCGAGACCAAGTCCTTCGAGCCTCTGAGCAAGTGTTGTCCGATCCTCAAGCGTGAGCAGTGGGACGAGGCCGACTAGGCCAAGGCGCCTTGCGCGCCGCGTCGAGTTCACGTATGGTGGCTGTCGGTCGGCAGTTCACCCAGGCGTCGCCGCCCCTCCCCGGGGAGCTAAACCTGCCATCATTCCCATTCCGTTCGACACCTTGCCGCGTGCCGGGTCGGAAGTCGGCGACCACCGGCAGTCCCCATACGAGACAGGCGCGCAAGCGAGGATATGTCATGTCCAGAGTTCCCATGCCCTTTTACGCGGGGGACGTCTCCGCACTGGCCCGAACCCTGCGCCGCAAGCTTCAGGATGCGGAAGCCGCGCCCGGCCACGTTGAATTGCTCAACCTGCTCGTCAAGTCCGTGGGCTATCGCAATTTCCAGCACTTCAAGGCCGAGTTCGAGGGCTGTCGGGCTGTAGAGCCCCCCGAGATGGCGGCCGCCGAGGTCAATGCGAAGCGCGTGAAGCGAGTGGTCCGCCTGTTCGACGGGCGGGGCCTGCTCACCCGCTGGCCCAAGAAGCACTCCGAGCGCATGCTCTGCCTGTGGGTCATGTGGTCGCGCATCGCGCCGCGTCGCGACTACAACGAGCGCGAGATCGGCGAACTGCTCGAACAACATCATCTGTTCGCGGACCCCGCTTTGCTCAGGCGCGAACTGGCCGATCACCGCATGGTCGAGCGGACCAGCGACGGCAGCCGTTACCGGCGCATGGAGACCCCGCCGCCCGCTGAGGCCGTGGAGGTCTTCCGGCGGCTGCGCGCGTAGCCTTCCCGCAACGCGCGGAAATTCGAGGACCCCGGTTTTGCGCCGGGGTCCTTTTTTTACGGATTTGCGTGCGCGTCCGGCGGGAACTGGGTGCCGCTCCGGCATGCCGCACCGGCGCGAGCGGTGGGAAAATAATGGCATACGCTTGTATTAGGAAGAATAATCATGATACGTTGTCCCTTCGGGGCAGTCCTGCCCGTATTGCATACTAAGGAGATAGAAAATGCTTGTTGCTCCATATGACGCCATTCATGATGAATTGCTTACATTTTTGCCCAAAAATCGGGTTTATACCGATCCGCTGCGTACCCTGGCGTACGGCACCGACGCCAGCTTCTATCGGCTTATCCCCAAGATCGTGGTGGATACGGACAGTGAGGACGAGGTGGTCCGCATTCTGGCCGTGGTCAATAAACATCAGGTGGCGGTGACTTTCCGCGCGGCGGGCACCAGCCTGTCCGGCCAGGCCATCAGCGACTCGGTGTTGGTCCGGCTGGGCGACGGCTGGCGGCATTACCGCATCTTCGACGACGCGGCCAAGATCGAGCTGGAGCCGGGCATCATCGGCAGCCAGGCCAACAAATACCTGGCGCCGCACGGCAGGAAGATCGGTCCGGACCCGGCGTCCATCGACACCTGCAAGATCGGCGGCATCGTGGCCAACAACGCCTCGGGCATGTGTTGCGGCGTGGCGGAGAACACCTACAAGACCCTGCACTCC comes from the Desulfovibrio sp. Huiquan2017 genome and includes:
- a CDS encoding NAD kinase, which translates into the protein MESAIRRIACVASRTPTAQKRLAALRERYSLASLDEADALVALGGDGFMLRTMHQVMDRNLPIYGMNCGTIGFLLNQYSPDNLFERIEAAQEHLLSPLSMTAATDDGDRVSALAFNEVAMLRISQQSAHIRLFINGRERLDNLVCDGIMIATPAGSTAYNLSAHGPIIPLGSNVMALTPICPFRPRRWNGALLPDTADVEFEILTPKQRPVSATADFLEVRNVTHILVHEDHSRPAHILFAPDHSLEERIFNEQFVH
- the allE gene encoding (S)-ureidoglycine aminohydrolase: MPYPEGFLKNRSAYEPGKYAVITTEGRVVNVVPGIEGCALSILASPKLGANFVQMVGTVSTEGRTTMPYGRAENIETFLFVMSGEGSLKAVVDGKTETLTAGGYIYAPPGKGVSFASLGDAPVEILLYKQRFIPHPNPAVQVPWTVTGSIRDIAESRYDAMENVFVRDLLPVDQAFDMNFHTLAFLPGGCHPFVETHVQEHGMYIYQGEGLYLLDEKWLPVESGDFIWIAPFCKQACYGIGRERMEYIYSKDCHRDEAI
- a CDS encoding carbonic anhydrase — translated: MKDIQKFIAGFRNFRNEYFCREDAPFEVLCQGQNPTTMVIACSDSRTDPSFIMQCEPGDIFVVRNVANIVPPYESDEGFHGVSSAIEYAVKVLKVEHLIVLGHSLCGGIDALMHDDQVRHTEFLHKWLSVMSPVRDEVVDHFGEVNKKSCTACEMAGILRSVRNLMTFPWIRERVDAGELNLHGWYFEMESGQLLSYMRETKSFEPLSKCCPILKREQWDEAD
- a CDS encoding DUF2087 domain-containing protein — protein: MSRVPMPFYAGDVSALARTLRRKLQDAEAAPGHVELLNLLVKSVGYRNFQHFKAEFEGCRAVEPPEMAAAEVNAKRVKRVVRLFDGRGLLTRWPKKHSERMLCLWVMWSRIAPRRDYNEREIGELLEQHHLFADPALLRRELADHRMVERTSDGSRYRRMETPPPAEAVEVFRRLRA